One part of the uncultured Bacteroides sp. genome encodes these proteins:
- a CDS encoding cupin domain-containing protein, with the protein MEELFKKGTVLDFEKLIDYSVGGIISKQVLKNEAGNITLFSFDKGQGLSEHTAPFDALVQILDGEATITIGGNPLLLKQGESIIMPANVTHALFADKEFKMLLTMIKGI; encoded by the coding sequence ATGGAAGAATTATTTAAAAAAGGAACTGTACTTGATTTCGAAAAGCTAATTGATTATTCAGTAGGTGGAATTATCAGTAAACAAGTACTTAAAAATGAAGCTGGTAATATAACACTATTCTCTTTTGATAAAGGGCAAGGATTAAGTGAACATACTGCACCTTTCGATGCATTAGTTCAGATTCTTGATGGTGAAGCAACTATAACAATAGGAGGTAACCCTCTTCTTTTGAAGCAAGGTGAATCAATTATTATGCCGGCAAACGTAACTCATGCTTTATTTGCAGATAAAGAATTCAAAATGTTACTAACTATGATAAAAGGTATCTGA
- a CDS encoding nucleoside permease produces the protein MSVKGRLIAMNFLQFFVWGAWLISLGGYMGGSLHFEGGQIGAIFATMGIASLLMPGLIGIIADKWINAERLLGICHLLGSVCLFYASTVTGYDQMYWAMLVNLLVYMPTLSLTNTVSYNALENNKFDIVKDFPPIRVWGTVGFICAMWAVDLTGFKHTCAQLYVSAGAALLLGLYSFTLPQCPPAKSESKTLLSSFGLDALVLFKQKKMAIFFLFSMLLGAALQITNSYGDLFLSSFKDIPEYANSFGVKHSVILLSISQMSETLFILAIPFFLRRFGIKQVMLISMTAWVFRFGLFGLGNPGSGLPLLILSMIVYGMAFDFFNISGSLFVEMETTPQIRASAQGLFFMMTNGLGAIMGGYASGAIVDLFSKYATVAGQTQVISRDWQTIWFIFAAYALAIGILFAIVFKYKNGGKMVKQ, from the coding sequence ATGAGCGTTAAAGGTCGTTTGATTGCAATGAACTTCCTACAATTTTTTGTGTGGGGAGCTTGGTTAATTTCTTTGGGAGGATACATGGGTGGAAGCCTTCATTTTGAAGGTGGACAAATAGGAGCAATTTTTGCAACAATGGGAATTGCTTCTTTATTGATGCCCGGATTGATTGGCATTATTGCCGATAAGTGGATAAATGCAGAACGTTTGTTAGGTATTTGTCATTTACTTGGATCAGTTTGTTTGTTTTATGCTTCGACGGTAACAGGTTACGACCAGATGTATTGGGCTATGCTTGTTAATCTGTTAGTGTATATGCCTACTCTTTCCTTAACCAACACTGTTTCTTACAATGCGTTGGAAAATAATAAATTCGATATAGTTAAAGATTTTCCTCCTATCAGGGTGTGGGGAACCGTAGGCTTTATCTGTGCTATGTGGGCTGTTGACCTTACTGGATTTAAACATACATGTGCACAGCTTTATGTTAGTGCGGGAGCGGCCTTGTTATTAGGACTTTATTCTTTTACTTTACCACAATGTCCTCCTGCTAAAAGTGAGAGCAAGACATTGCTTTCCTCTTTTGGCCTTGATGCTTTGGTACTTTTTAAACAGAAGAAAATGGCTATTTTCTTTTTGTTTTCTATGTTATTGGGTGCTGCTTTGCAGATTACAAATTCTTATGGTGATTTATTCCTGAGCAGTTTTAAGGATATTCCTGAATATGCTAATTCTTTCGGGGTAAAGCATTCGGTGATACTTTTATCTATTTCACAAATGTCTGAAACTCTCTTTATTCTTGCTATTCCATTCTTTTTGCGCCGCTTTGGTATTAAGCAGGTAATGCTGATTAGTATGACTGCGTGGGTATTCCGTTTTGGACTTTTTGGACTTGGAAATCCGGGAAGCGGATTACCTTTGCTTATCCTTTCAATGATAGTTTATGGTATGGCTTTCGATTTCTTTAATATATCCGGTTCTCTTTTTGTGGAGATGGAAACAACTCCACAGATCAGAGCAAGTGCACAGGGACTTTTCTTTATGATGACTAATGGCTTGGGAGCAATTATGGGTGGCTATGCTAGTGGTGCAATTGTAGACTTATTCTCAAAATATGCAACTGTAGCCGGACAAACTCAGGTAATAAGCCGTGACTGGCAGACTATCTGGTTTATTTTTGCTGCTTATGCTTTAGCAATCGGAATTCTTTTTGCTATTGTATTTAAATATAAGAATGGTGGTAAGATGGTGAAGCAATAA
- a CDS encoding RNA polymerase sigma-70 factor, which translates to MGKRCVDELLGDIIKRNSDSAFRELYDQCYDRFFRIAYYYLQRDEWAQEVVLDVFLNIWNNRAALSNVRNFSNYSFVLIKNAAINFLEKEEKRKTNSLDSIKDPLSCISSPEEKMIDDELFQCYLNAVEELPEKCREIYQLVREDKKSYMQVAELFNISPKTVDAQVQKAVSKLKEKISAFF; encoded by the coding sequence ATGGGAAAAAGATGTGTAGATGAATTACTTGGGGATATAATAAAGCGAAATTCCGATTCTGCTTTTAGAGAATTATACGATCAATGTTATGATCGTTTTTTCAGGATAGCCTACTATTATTTGCAAAGAGATGAGTGGGCTCAAGAAGTTGTTCTTGATGTCTTTTTAAATATTTGGAATAATAGGGCTGCACTGAGTAACGTCAGAAATTTTTCTAATTATTCCTTTGTGTTGATTAAGAATGCCGCTATTAATTTCCTTGAAAAAGAAGAAAAAAGAAAAACAAATTCATTAGATTCAATCAAAGACCCTCTTTCTTGTATATCCTCGCCCGAAGAAAAAATGATTGATGATGAATTATTTCAATGTTATTTAAATGCAGTCGAAGAACTTCCTGAGAAATGTCGTGAAATATATCAGCTGGTTCGGGAAGATAAAAAAAGTTATATGCAAGTTGCAGAACTGTTCAATATTAGTCCAAAAACAGTTGATGCTCAGGTGCAGAAGGCTGTTTCAAAATTAAAAGAAAAAATAAGTGCATTTTTTTAG
- a CDS encoding FecR family protein, producing the protein MNQLPKSENEVNELLNKLASSTHSPQGKFTADNSFDILRKRITPPKYRLRFYQCMSAAAAIILILGFSWMFYNGEQPVSMKTIRTFAEIKEIKLPDGTHVVLDRYSSIQFPETFGGKTRDVKLLGEAYFEVTKNPSKPFIVETHSVNIKVLGTHFNVEAYKDDPNVSTTLLEGSVSVTNKEQSKRLILKPNETAVYNKNVLAFTHLKDVDVENNVAWRQGILIFNSASMEDIALSLSHKFNVKIEIDNAELRKHKFTARFDNQENLYEILNLLKSTGNFNYIKADNRIRIQIK; encoded by the coding sequence ATGAATCAATTACCAAAATCTGAAAACGAAGTTAATGAGCTTTTAAATAAACTTGCTTCTTCTACTCATTCTCCTCAAGGGAAGTTTACTGCCGATAATAGTTTTGACATATTACGGAAAAGAATAACTCCTCCTAAATATAGACTTCGTTTTTATCAATGTATGTCGGCGGCTGCTGCAATTATTCTTATTTTAGGATTCTCGTGGATGTTTTACAACGGGGAGCAGCCCGTATCAATGAAAACAATCAGAACATTTGCTGAAATCAAAGAAATAAAATTGCCTGACGGAACTCATGTAGTACTAGATAGGTATTCTTCTATTCAGTTTCCTGAAACATTTGGAGGAAAAACACGTGATGTAAAGCTTTTAGGAGAAGCTTATTTTGAAGTGACAAAGAATCCGTCAAAACCATTTATTGTAGAAACTCATTCTGTAAACATAAAAGTTTTAGGTACTCACTTTAATGTTGAAGCCTATAAAGATGATCCAAATGTTTCCACTACCTTATTAGAAGGTTCTGTTTCTGTAACCAATAAAGAACAAAGTAAAAGGCTGATACTTAAGCCTAACGAAACAGCTGTCTACAATAAAAACGTCTTAGCCTTCACTCATTTAAAAGATGTTGATGTAGAAAATAACGTTGCCTGGCGACAAGGCATCCTTATCTTTAATTCTGCTTCAATGGAGGATATAGCATTATCTCTATCTCATAAATTTAATGTTAAAATAGAAATAGATAACGCTGAGTTACGAAAACACAAATTTACCGCACGCTTCGATAATCAGGAAAATCTTTATGAAATATTGAATTTACTTAAATCTACAGGGAATTTCAACTACATAAAAGCCGATAATAGAATTAGGATACAAATAAAATAA
- a CDS encoding TonB-dependent receptor has product MNFNIFRGLHTKRLLFVCLIIFFFSLIQAQNPESRVTATFRNLTLEEFVKSLEKSTGYSFIYGEEVKLNQNISFEVKSIPLQEVLNRAFSKEPIGYKITGKHILLFKKSIKPVERKYTISGYVTDVTSKETLIGANVFESNHHLGTTTNPYGFFSITLPEGNIALKFSYIGYKYEDCFIHLKKDTVVNISLNSSNVLHGVTILSDKTETGLFATQMGAIDVPLQHIKNTPTVLGEADVIKSMQLLPGIQKGMDGSAGMYVRGGGPDQNLILLDGVPMYNVEHLFGFFSVFTPEAVKKVSLFKSSFPARFGGRLSSVLDVRTNDGDMEKYHGSFSVGLLAAKVNLEGPIVKGKTSFNISARRTYADLLITPFVKSDDNLGYYFYDVNAKINHKFSDKSRLFISTYNGRDVYHYDSNSSDKNTYDSDYNSQHQTVTVETITKDKVNFNWGSTIIAGRWNYIFNNKLFSNTTLAFNDYHFKLGMLSFQKEKRNSNYSEYNYQAKYNSGIKDWTYNIDFDYDPVPTHHVKFGIGYLYHNFRPEVTTSKIHEQENELLNDTTYQSASNNNVHAHEMSLYGEDNFNLTDRFRINAGVHVSCFNVQNQSYFSIQPRISSRYQLTDDFALKASYTKMNQYIHLLSNSNISLPTDLWVPTTKKIKPMKANQYSVGGYYTGITNWDFSVEGYYKAMDNVLEYKDGASFSGSSSGWENKVEMGKGRSFGLEFLAQKVEGRTTGWIGYTLAKSDRQFKKGGINDGIRFPYKYDRRHNINIVLNHKLSKKTEVFASWTYSTGNVATIAEEKTTVIRPADVGYNQWWNLNNSQSSHGYSYVYTEKYINHRNNYRLPDSHCLNIGINFNKKTKHGMRTWNFSIYNVYNAMNPSYIYLSTKETRGYNMSGEEVVSTKPIIKKVTILPFIPSLTYTYKF; this is encoded by the coding sequence ATGAATTTTAATATTTTTAGAGGTCTGCATACCAAAAGATTGCTTTTTGTATGCTTGATAATTTTCTTTTTTTCATTAATACAAGCACAAAATCCGGAAAGTAGAGTTACAGCTACATTTAGAAATTTAACTTTGGAAGAGTTTGTGAAAAGTCTCGAGAAATCTACAGGGTATTCATTTATTTACGGCGAAGAAGTTAAGCTCAATCAGAATATTTCTTTTGAAGTAAAGAGTATTCCATTGCAGGAAGTTTTAAATCGTGCTTTCTCAAAAGAACCAATAGGTTATAAAATTACCGGAAAACATATTCTCTTGTTTAAAAAGAGCATTAAGCCAGTGGAACGGAAGTATACAATTAGTGGTTATGTTACAGATGTGACATCAAAAGAGACGCTGATTGGTGCTAATGTTTTTGAAAGTAATCATCATTTGGGAACTACCACTAACCCTTACGGCTTTTTTAGTATAACACTTCCAGAAGGGAATATTGCTTTGAAATTCTCGTATATTGGTTATAAATATGAAGATTGTTTTATTCATCTGAAAAAAGATACAGTTGTTAATATCAGTCTTAATAGTAGTAATGTTTTGCATGGAGTAACTATTCTGTCAGATAAAACAGAAACAGGACTTTTCGCTACGCAAATGGGAGCTATAGATGTGCCTTTACAACATATTAAAAATACTCCAACAGTTTTAGGTGAAGCCGATGTTATAAAGTCCATGCAACTTCTTCCTGGAATTCAGAAGGGTATGGATGGCTCAGCAGGAATGTATGTTCGTGGGGGAGGACCCGATCAGAATTTAATATTGCTTGATGGTGTACCAATGTACAATGTTGAACATCTATTTGGATTCTTTTCTGTTTTTACTCCTGAGGCAGTGAAAAAAGTGAGTTTGTTTAAAAGTAGTTTTCCGGCTCGTTTTGGAGGTAGATTATCGTCGGTGCTTGATGTGAGAACCAATGATGGAGATATGGAAAAATATCATGGAAGTTTTAGTGTTGGCTTACTTGCTGCTAAGGTAAATCTCGAAGGACCAATTGTAAAGGGTAAAACATCTTTCAATATTTCTGCACGAAGAACGTATGCCGATCTTCTTATTACTCCGTTTGTTAAAAGTGATGATAATCTAGGTTATTATTTCTATGATGTAAACGCGAAGATCAACCACAAATTCTCTGATAAAAGTCGCCTTTTCATAAGTACATATAATGGTAGAGATGTATATCACTATGATTCTAATAGTTCCGATAAAAACACTTATGATTCTGATTATAACTCCCAACATCAAACAGTTACGGTTGAAACGATTACTAAAGATAAGGTTAACTTTAATTGGGGAAGTACAATTATAGCTGGACGGTGGAATTATATTTTTAATAATAAACTTTTTAGTAACACTACTTTAGCCTTTAACGATTATCATTTTAAGTTGGGCATGTTGAGTTTTCAAAAAGAAAAGCGAAACAGCAATTATTCCGAATACAATTATCAGGCAAAGTATAATTCAGGAATAAAAGACTGGACGTATAATATTGATTTTGACTATGATCCTGTGCCAACACACCATGTGAAATTTGGAATTGGATATTTATATCATAATTTTCGCCCTGAAGTAACAACTTCTAAAATTCACGAACAAGAGAATGAACTATTAAATGATACTACATATCAAAGTGCATCAAATAATAATGTTCATGCTCATGAAATGTCTCTTTATGGGGAAGATAACTTTAACTTAACAGATAGATTCAGAATAAATGCAGGAGTGCATGTTTCTTGTTTTAACGTTCAAAATCAGAGCTATTTTTCTATTCAGCCACGAATTTCTTCCCGTTACCAGCTGACCGATGATTTTGCTCTGAAGGCTTCATATACAAAGATGAATCAATATATTCATTTATTGTCAAATTCCAATATTTCTTTACCAACCGATTTGTGGGTTCCAACTACAAAGAAAATAAAACCGATGAAAGCTAATCAATATTCTGTTGGAGGATATTATACTGGGATAACAAACTGGGATTTTTCAGTGGAAGGATATTATAAAGCCATGGACAATGTACTGGAATATAAAGATGGAGCTTCTTTTTCAGGATCATCAAGTGGATGGGAAAATAAAGTTGAAATGGGAAAAGGGCGCTCTTTTGGTCTGGAATTTCTTGCACAAAAGGTGGAAGGCAGAACAACTGGTTGGATTGGTTATACTTTAGCCAAAAGTGACAGGCAATTCAAAAAAGGTGGAATTAATGATGGTATTCGTTTTCCTTATAAATATGATAGAAGACATAATATCAATATTGTTTTGAATCATAAATTATCAAAGAAAACGGAAGTGTTTGCATCCTGGACATATTCAACAGGAAATGTAGCTACTATTGCTGAAGAAAAAACTACAGTTATTCGCCCTGCAGATGTTGGATATAATCAATGGTGGAATCTTAATAATTCTCAATCTTCTCATGGCTATTCATATGTTTACACCGAAAAATATATAAATCACCGCAATAATTATCGTCTACCAGACAGCCATTGCCTGAATATTGGAATAAACTTTAATAAGAAAACCAAGCATGGCATGAGAACATGGAATTTTAGTATTTACAATGTTTATAATGCAATGAACCCTTCTTACATATATTTAAGTACAAAAGAAACAAGGGGGTATAATATGTCTGGCGAAGAGGTTGTCTCTACTAAACCGATAATAAAGAAGGTTACTATATTACCATTTATTCCATCTTTAACTTATACATATAAATTTTAG
- a CDS encoding DUF4249 domain-containing protein — MKKYIIIIPVFLLLLTACTNEIPFDVKDSESKMIINTLINADCLDNRIFVSLTGKEDIASIDNVSVNLYVNGVLKEEPEAVPDTDSSSKVKGFLIKHTTFKPGDKVKIEAATADGKYYAWGEETVPERVDIIKIDTATVRMKDIYSDSYSPYLRFRITFKDIPNKENFYRVVLEKKITRVSTNQYSGHDETVVTYGYSFISREDVALTDGRPGTADDEENGISTSVSNTYGVFNDSRFLNSEYTLNISQSKTSYYYGDDLKEEQISVTVYLQSISETEYYYLQALNKSNDIVDDDILSESIHLPTNINGGIGLLGICAESSKILQTYNWKAK, encoded by the coding sequence ATGAAGAAATATATTATAATTATCCCTGTTTTTTTGTTGTTATTGACTGCATGCACAAACGAAATACCTTTTGATGTAAAAGATAGTGAAAGTAAGATGATTATCAATACACTGATTAATGCAGATTGTTTGGACAATCGAATTTTTGTAAGTCTCACGGGTAAAGAGGATATTGCATCTATTGATAATGTTTCTGTTAATCTTTATGTTAATGGAGTATTAAAGGAAGAACCGGAAGCTGTTCCAGATACTGATAGTAGCTCAAAGGTAAAGGGCTTTCTCATAAAACACACAACTTTTAAACCTGGCGATAAGGTAAAGATTGAGGCTGCAACTGCAGATGGTAAATATTATGCCTGGGGAGAAGAAACTGTTCCAGAGCGTGTTGATATTATAAAAATTGATACGGCTACTGTTAGGATGAAGGACATATATAGTGATTCTTATTCGCCCTATCTTCGTTTTAGAATTACGTTTAAGGATATTCCCAATAAAGAAAATTTCTACAGAGTTGTTCTTGAGAAGAAGATTACAAGAGTTTCGACTAATCAGTATAGCGGGCATGATGAAACAGTAGTGACTTATGGTTATAGTTTTATATCCAGAGAAGATGTAGCTCTTACCGATGGAAGACCTGGTACTGCTGATGATGAAGAAAATGGCATTTCTACTTCTGTCTCTAATACTTATGGTGTTTTCAATGACTCCAGATTCCTTAATAGTGAATATACATTAAATATTAGTCAGAGTAAAACTTCTTATTATTATGGTGATGATTTAAAAGAAGAACAAATAAGTGTAACTGTATATTTGCAGAGTATATCTGAAACAGAATATTATTATCTTCAGGCATTAAATAAATCAAACGATATTGTTGATGATGATATCTTATCTGAATCGATTCATCTACCTACTAATATAAATGGAGGTATTGGTTTGTTGGGAATTTGTGCCGAAAGTTCTAAAATATTGCAGACTTATAATTGGAAAGCTAAATAG